One Cellulosimicrobium protaetiae genomic region harbors:
- a CDS encoding metal ABC transporter substrate-binding protein: MHRSPARRRRALATIAALATAALVAACSPGDSPGDGGSDDGRLQVLASFYPLQYVVEQVGGEHVDVSNLTPPAAEPHDLELAPAQVRSIGDADLVVYLSGFQPAVDEGIEQRAPEHVVDAAGPAGLEEHPGEDGDEHADESAEEHAEHADEGDGHDHGPTDPHFWLDPTRLAAVGDAVADELSAIDPDHADDYAAGAAALTADLDSLDAEYAQALAPCAGATLVTSHEAFGYLAERYDLHQVGITGIDPEAEPSPARLREVGEIVRENGVTTLFFETLVSPKVTQTLADDLGVQTALLDPLESLAEGATDYREVMESNLEALTTGLACS; encoded by the coding sequence ATGCACCGCTCCCCCGCCCGGCGCCGTCGCGCCCTCGCCACCATCGCCGCCCTCGCCACGGCCGCGCTCGTCGCGGCGTGCTCCCCCGGCGACTCCCCCGGCGACGGCGGCTCCGACGACGGGCGGCTCCAGGTGCTCGCGTCGTTCTACCCGCTCCAGTACGTCGTCGAGCAGGTCGGCGGGGAGCACGTCGACGTCTCCAACCTCACCCCGCCCGCGGCCGAGCCGCACGACCTCGAGCTCGCGCCCGCCCAGGTGCGCTCGATCGGCGACGCCGACCTCGTCGTCTACCTCTCGGGCTTCCAGCCCGCGGTCGACGAGGGCATCGAGCAGCGCGCACCGGAGCACGTCGTCGACGCCGCCGGCCCCGCCGGGCTCGAGGAGCACCCGGGCGAGGACGGCGACGAGCACGCCGACGAGAGCGCCGAGGAGCACGCCGAGCACGCGGACGAGGGCGACGGCCACGACCACGGCCCGACGGACCCGCACTTCTGGCTCGACCCCACGCGGCTCGCCGCCGTCGGCGACGCCGTGGCGGACGAGCTCTCCGCGATCGACCCCGACCACGCCGACGACTACGCCGCAGGCGCCGCGGCGCTCACCGCGGACCTCGACTCCCTCGACGCCGAGTACGCCCAGGCGCTCGCGCCGTGCGCGGGCGCGACCCTCGTGACGTCCCACGAGGCGTTCGGCTACCTCGCGGAGCGCTACGACCTGCACCAGGTCGGCATCACCGGCATCGACCCCGAGGCCGAGCCGTCGCCCGCGCGCCTGCGCGAGGTCGGCGAGATCGTCCGCGAGAACGGCGTGACCACGCTCTTCTTCGAGACGCTCGTCAGCCCCAAGGTGACCCAGACGCTCGCCGACGACCTCGGCGTCCAGACCGCCCTGCTCGACCCGCTCGAGAGCCTCGCGGAGGGTGCGACGGACTACCGTGAGGTGATGGAGTCCAACCTCGAGGCACTCACCACCGGCCTCGCCTGCTCATGA
- a CDS encoding metal ABC transporter ATP-binding protein, which produces MTGAPELVAARDVHVTLGGSEILRGIDLTVRSGEVVALLGANGSGKSTLVRALVGIVPLSHGSVDLFGEPLGPRLPWRRLGYVPQRVAAPSGMPSTASEVVASGLLGGGRLRLPRGWRDRTVEALDLVGLADRADDSTAELSGGQQQRVLIARALVRRPDLLVLDEPVAGVDKPSQEAFAATMTRLVEDGLTVLVVLHELGALAPLIERAVVLRHGRVVHDGAPPRASSTHAGVTHQHLHPHEPSDGDNRPAGPETGLTDALNPAASHAPRTAS; this is translated from the coding sequence ATGACGGGCGCACCGGAGCTCGTCGCCGCGCGCGACGTCCACGTGACTCTCGGCGGGAGCGAGATCCTGCGCGGCATCGACCTGACGGTGCGGTCGGGCGAGGTCGTCGCGCTCCTCGGCGCCAACGGCTCGGGCAAGTCGACGCTGGTCCGCGCGCTCGTCGGGATCGTCCCCCTCTCCCACGGCTCCGTGGACCTGTTCGGCGAGCCGCTCGGGCCGCGCCTGCCCTGGCGTCGGCTCGGGTACGTGCCGCAGCGCGTCGCCGCGCCGTCGGGCATGCCGTCCACCGCGTCGGAGGTCGTCGCGTCCGGCCTCCTCGGCGGGGGTCGCCTGCGGCTCCCCCGTGGCTGGCGCGACCGCACCGTCGAGGCGCTCGACCTCGTCGGCCTCGCGGACCGTGCGGACGACTCCACCGCGGAGCTGTCGGGCGGCCAGCAGCAGCGCGTGCTCATCGCGCGCGCCCTCGTCCGGCGGCCCGACCTGCTCGTGCTCGACGAGCCCGTCGCCGGCGTCGACAAGCCGAGCCAGGAGGCGTTCGCGGCGACCATGACGCGGCTCGTCGAGGACGGTCTCACCGTGCTGGTCGTGCTCCACGAGCTCGGGGCCCTCGCCCCGCTCATCGAGCGCGCGGTCGTCCTGCGGCACGGGCGCGTCGTGCACGACGGCGCCCCGCCCCGCGCGTCGTCGACGCACGCAGGCGTGACGCACCAGCACCTGCACCCCCACGAGCCCTCCGACGGCGACAACCGGCCCGCCGGCCCGGAGACCGGTCTCACCGACGCCCTGAACCCCGCCGCGAGCCACGCACCCAGGACAGCCTCATGA
- a CDS encoding DedA family protein → MPDALDGAPFAALFAFFFAIAFVRTQATYWIARLVTTWTLDRTRPVRPWVARVHAWLSGRSAARGIETVRRWGVLAVPASFLATGTKTVVNAAAGVVRMPFGRYLVAMALGCAIHATIYATVGWAVWTAAFAAATGSPGGVAALVALVLAVAVAVVVAVRRRAARRPAVSAGSAGSLGSPVAPDENDLAADGDDARVRDGKDAPRLDR, encoded by the coding sequence GTGCCCGACGCGCTCGACGGCGCCCCGTTCGCCGCACTCTTCGCGTTCTTCTTCGCGATCGCGTTCGTGCGCACGCAGGCGACGTACTGGATCGCGCGGCTCGTCACGACGTGGACGCTCGACCGCACCCGGCCCGTGAGGCCGTGGGTCGCACGCGTCCACGCCTGGCTGTCCGGGCGCTCCGCGGCGCGCGGGATCGAGACCGTCCGCCGGTGGGGCGTCCTCGCCGTCCCCGCGTCCTTCCTCGCGACAGGGACCAAGACGGTCGTCAACGCGGCCGCGGGCGTCGTGCGGATGCCGTTCGGGCGCTACCTCGTCGCGATGGCGCTCGGGTGCGCGATCCACGCCACGATCTACGCGACCGTCGGCTGGGCCGTCTGGACCGCCGCCTTCGCCGCGGCGACCGGGTCGCCCGGGGGCGTCGCGGCGCTCGTCGCCCTCGTCCTCGCCGTGGCCGTCGCGGTGGTCGTCGCGGTGCGCCGTCGTGCCGCGCGACGGCCCGCCGTCTCGGCGGGATCGGCGGGCTCGCTTGGCTCGCCGGTCGCCCCCGACGAGAACGACCTCGCAGCCGACGGAGACGACGCACGCGTCCGGGACGGGAAGGACGCGCCACGCCTCGACCGATGA
- a CDS encoding alpha/beta fold hydrolase, producing the protein MTTFLLLPGAGGDPAYWDALAPELARLGHLPVPVDLPQHDEGYGWADLTDVAVAALHRAAAPAARGDLVVVAQSMGAYVGPLVCERETVRLLVLLNPMIPAPGESGADWWRATDHAARRAATGLGPFDPVDDFLHDVPEAVAAVVRRSDREPSERSFAEPWPATAWPQVPTVVLQGSDDRLFPVPFQRAVARERLGADVETLPGGHLVALSRPVELAARLDALAV; encoded by the coding sequence ATGACGACCTTCCTCTTGCTTCCCGGCGCCGGCGGCGACCCCGCGTACTGGGACGCGCTCGCACCGGAGCTCGCCCGGCTCGGCCACCTCCCCGTCCCTGTCGACCTGCCCCAGCACGACGAGGGCTACGGCTGGGCCGACCTCACCGACGTCGCGGTCGCGGCGCTGCACCGGGCGGCGGCCCCGGCCGCGCGGGGCGACCTCGTCGTCGTGGCCCAGTCCATGGGCGCGTACGTCGGCCCGCTCGTGTGCGAGCGCGAGACGGTGCGCCTGCTCGTGCTGCTCAACCCGATGATCCCCGCGCCGGGCGAGAGCGGTGCCGACTGGTGGCGTGCCACCGACCACGCCGCGCGGCGCGCCGCGACGGGGCTCGGGCCGTTCGACCCCGTGGACGACTTCCTCCACGACGTGCCCGAGGCCGTCGCCGCCGTCGTGCGGCGGAGCGACCGCGAGCCGTCCGAGCGGTCCTTCGCCGAGCCGTGGCCGGCGACCGCCTGGCCGCAGGTGCCCACCGTCGTGCTCCAGGGCTCCGACGACCGCCTCTTCCCCGTGCCCTTCCAGCGCGCCGTCGCGCGTGAGCGGCTCGGCGCCGACGTCGAGACCCTTCCCGGCGGGCACCTCGTCGCGCTGAGCAGGCCCGTCGAGCTCGCCGCCCGGCTCGATGCGCTCGCCGTCTGA
- a CDS encoding metal ABC transporter permease → MTTLFSEISLMLTDPLMQRALLAALLVGVSAPVVGTYLVQRKLSLLGDGIGHVALTGVALGWLVGAAMGVVPNDALAIPGAVVAAVLGAVAIELVRERGRTSGDLALALLFYGGIAGGVLLIGLAGGSSGSLMQYLFGSISTVTSADLVLTVVLSAVILLVGVGLRAALFSVSHDEEFARASGLPVRSLNIAVAVVAALTVTVSMRVVGLLLVSALMIVPVAVAQLVTRSFRRTMLVACVVGVLVCVVGLSFTYWNNVSPGATIVVLAIATYLVVAALRPLWVRRRPRVVRDPHPDIPDDVELDLVPSGASDRTPGGDTCSA, encoded by the coding sequence ATGACCACGTTGTTCTCCGAGATCTCCCTGATGCTCACCGACCCGCTCATGCAGCGCGCGCTCCTCGCCGCGCTGCTGGTCGGGGTGAGCGCGCCCGTCGTCGGCACCTACCTCGTGCAGCGCAAGCTCTCGCTCCTCGGCGACGGCATCGGGCACGTCGCGCTCACCGGCGTGGCGCTCGGGTGGCTCGTCGGCGCGGCGATGGGCGTCGTCCCGAACGACGCGCTCGCGATCCCCGGAGCGGTCGTCGCGGCCGTGCTCGGCGCCGTCGCGATCGAGCTGGTGCGCGAACGCGGTCGCACGAGCGGTGACCTCGCGCTCGCGCTCCTCTTCTACGGCGGCATCGCCGGCGGCGTGCTCCTCATCGGGCTCGCCGGGGGCTCCTCCGGGAGCCTCATGCAGTATCTCTTCGGCTCGATCTCGACCGTGACCTCGGCGGACCTCGTCCTCACCGTCGTGCTGAGCGCCGTGATCCTGCTCGTCGGGGTCGGGCTGCGCGCGGCCCTGTTCTCCGTGAGCCACGACGAGGAGTTCGCGCGCGCGTCCGGCCTGCCGGTGCGGAGCCTGAACATCGCGGTCGCGGTCGTCGCCGCGCTCACCGTCACCGTGTCGATGCGCGTCGTCGGGCTGCTGCTGGTCAGCGCGCTCATGATCGTGCCCGTCGCGGTCGCGCAGCTCGTGACGCGCTCGTTCCGACGCACGATGCTCGTCGCCTGCGTCGTCGGCGTGCTCGTGTGCGTCGTCGGGCTGTCCTTCACGTACTGGAACAACGTCTCCCCGGGCGCGACCATCGTGGTCCTCGCGATCGCGACCTACCTCGTCGTGGCCGCCCTGCGCCCCCTGTGGGTCCGCCGCCGTCCGCGCGTCGTCCGCGACCCGCACCCGGACATCCCCGACGACGTCGAGCTCGACCTCGTACCCTCGGGCGCGTCGGACCGTACACCCGGAGGTGACACGTGCAGCGCATGA
- a CDS encoding glycine--tRNA ligase, which yields MSVAAAPSPTARLDAVVSLAKRRGFVFPSGEIYGGTRSAWDYGPLGTELKENIKKQWWRAMVTSRDDVVGLDSSVILPRQVWVASGHVGVFTDPLTECLHCHKRFREDQMIEEFEEKKGRAPEGGLAEIVCPNCGTRGQWTEPRDFNMMLKTHLGPVEDESGLHYLRPETAQGIFVNFANVMGASRKKPPFGIGQIGKSFRNEITPGNFIFRTREFEQMEMEFFVEPGTDAEWHQYWIDTRTDWYVDLGIARDNLRLYEHPQEKLSHYSTRTVDIEYRFGFSGSEWGELEGIANRTDFDLKTHAEHSGKDLSYFDQTKNERWVPYVIEPAAGLTRSLMAFLVEAYTEDEAPNAKGGVDKRTVLRLDHRLAPVKAAVLPLSRNEQLSPKAKDLATELRKYWNVDFDDAGAIGRRYRRQDEIGTPFCITVDFDTLDDQAVTIRHRDSMAQERVALDKVTEYLAGHLLGA from the coding sequence ATGTCCGTGGCCGCAGCGCCCTCACCCACCGCCCGTCTCGACGCCGTCGTCTCCCTCGCCAAGCGGCGCGGGTTCGTCTTCCCCTCGGGCGAGATCTACGGCGGCACCCGCTCCGCGTGGGACTACGGGCCACTCGGCACCGAGCTCAAGGAGAACATCAAGAAGCAGTGGTGGCGTGCGATGGTCACGAGCCGCGACGACGTCGTCGGCCTCGACTCGTCCGTCATCCTCCCGCGCCAGGTGTGGGTCGCCTCGGGTCACGTCGGTGTCTTCACCGACCCGCTCACGGAGTGCCTGCACTGCCACAAGCGGTTCCGCGAGGACCAGATGATCGAGGAGTTCGAGGAGAAGAAGGGCCGCGCGCCCGAGGGCGGTCTTGCCGAGATCGTGTGCCCCAACTGCGGCACGCGCGGCCAGTGGACCGAGCCGCGCGACTTCAACATGATGCTCAAGACCCACCTCGGCCCCGTCGAGGACGAGTCCGGGCTGCACTACCTCCGGCCCGAGACGGCGCAGGGCATCTTCGTGAACTTCGCCAACGTCATGGGTGCGAGCCGCAAGAAGCCCCCCTTCGGTATCGGCCAGATCGGCAAGTCGTTCCGCAACGAGATCACGCCGGGCAACTTCATCTTCCGCACGCGCGAGTTCGAGCAGATGGAGATGGAGTTCTTCGTCGAGCCGGGCACGGACGCCGAGTGGCACCAGTACTGGATCGACACGCGCACCGACTGGTACGTCGACCTCGGTATCGCGCGCGACAACCTCCGCCTGTACGAGCACCCGCAGGAGAAGCTGTCGCACTACTCGACCCGCACGGTCGACATCGAGTACCGCTTCGGGTTCTCCGGCTCGGAGTGGGGCGAGCTCGAGGGCATCGCGAACCGCACCGACTTCGACCTCAAGACCCACGCGGAGCACTCGGGCAAGGACCTGTCGTACTTCGACCAGACCAAGAACGAGCGCTGGGTCCCCTACGTCATCGAGCCCGCCGCGGGCCTCACGCGGTCGCTCATGGCGTTCCTCGTCGAGGCGTACACCGAGGACGAGGCGCCCAACGCGAAGGGTGGCGTCGACAAGCGCACCGTCCTGCGGCTCGACCACCGCCTCGCGCCGGTCAAGGCGGCGGTCCTGCCGCTGAGCCGCAACGAGCAGCTCTCGCCCAAGGCCAAGGACCTCGCGACGGAGCTCCGGAAGTACTGGAACGTCGACTTCGACGACGCCGGCGCCATCGGCCGTCGGTACCGCCGTCAGGACGAGATCGGCACGCCGTTCTGCATCACGGTCGACTTCGACACGCTCGACGACCAGGCCGTGACCATCCGGCACCGCGACTCGATGGCCCAGGAGCGCGTCGCGCTCGACAAGGTCACCGAGTACCTCGCCGGGCACCTGCTCGGCGCCTGA
- the dusB gene encoding tRNA dihydrouridine synthase DusB codes for MERVTAPAPVLSTTTAGPGAASAGTGPLLAPLRIGPIVVETPVVLAPMAGVTNRAFRTLCREAGASGGDDPGLYVAEMVTSRALVERNTEALRIVTFGAEETPRSAQVYGVDPATVREAVRIIVAEDRADHVDLNFGCPVPKVTRRGGGAALPWKRDLFTAIVRGAVEAARPYGVPVTVKMRKGIDDDHLTYLEAGRIAEGLGVAAVSLHARTAAEHYSGTADWTAIARLKETVTSVPVLGNGDIWSAEDAVRMVRETGCDGVVVGRGCQGRPWLFADLAAAFAGRSERVRPGLREVADTIYRHGELMIEYFDGDEGKGMRDLRKHMAWYLKGYAVGGDARRALAMVSTLDELRGHLDALDQDAPYPGEAAEGQRGRAGSPKTPHLPYGWLDSRELDAEHEERLREAELSVSGG; via the coding sequence ATGGAGCGCGTGACTGCTCCCGCCCCCGTCCTCAGCACGACGACCGCCGGCCCCGGCGCGGCCTCCGCCGGCACGGGTCCGCTGCTCGCGCCGTTGCGGATCGGCCCGATCGTCGTCGAGACGCCGGTCGTCCTCGCCCCGATGGCAGGCGTCACGAACCGTGCCTTCCGCACGCTGTGCCGTGAGGCCGGCGCGAGCGGTGGCGACGACCCCGGGCTCTACGTGGCCGAGATGGTGACGAGCCGCGCTCTCGTCGAGCGCAACACCGAGGCGTTGCGCATCGTGACGTTCGGCGCGGAGGAGACGCCGCGGTCCGCGCAGGTGTACGGCGTCGACCCGGCCACCGTCCGCGAGGCCGTGCGGATCATCGTGGCCGAGGACCGCGCCGACCACGTCGACCTCAACTTCGGCTGCCCCGTGCCCAAGGTGACGCGCAGGGGCGGGGGAGCGGCGCTGCCCTGGAAGCGGGACCTCTTCACCGCGATCGTGCGCGGCGCCGTCGAGGCGGCGCGCCCGTACGGGGTGCCGGTCACCGTGAAGATGCGCAAGGGCATCGACGACGACCACCTCACCTACCTCGAGGCCGGCAGGATCGCGGAGGGCCTGGGCGTCGCCGCGGTCTCGCTGCACGCGCGCACCGCCGCCGAGCACTACTCGGGCACCGCGGACTGGACCGCGATCGCGCGCCTCAAGGAGACGGTCACGAGCGTCCCGGTGCTCGGCAACGGCGACATCTGGTCCGCCGAGGACGCCGTACGGATGGTCCGGGAGACCGGCTGCGACGGCGTCGTCGTCGGTCGTGGCTGCCAGGGGCGGCCGTGGCTGTTCGCCGACCTCGCCGCCGCGTTCGCGGGCCGGTCCGAGCGCGTGCGCCCCGGGCTGCGCGAGGTGGCCGACACGATCTACCGCCACGGCGAGCTGATGATCGAGTACTTCGACGGCGACGAGGGCAAGGGCATGCGCGACCTGCGCAAGCACATGGCCTGGTACCTCAAGGGCTACGCGGTCGGCGGCGACGCGCGCCGCGCCCTCGCGATGGTCTCGACGCTCGACGAGCTGCGCGGTCACCTCGACGCGCTCGACCAGGACGCCCCGTACCCCGGAGAGGCCGCCGAGGGACAGC
- a CDS encoding Fur family transcriptional regulator, with protein MTRQRAAVSDALEDLDDFRSAQQLHEILRTRGDNVGLATVYRTLQSLADGGDVDVLRTEEGENLYRRCERREHHHHLVCRTCGRTVEIDGPTVEAWANQVGTSHGFVDIQHTIELFGTCAGCSRTTTAQD; from the coding sequence ATGACCCGACAGCGCGCCGCCGTCTCGGACGCGCTCGAGGACCTCGACGACTTCCGCAGCGCCCAGCAGCTCCACGAGATCCTGCGCACGCGCGGGGACAACGTGGGGCTCGCGACCGTGTACCGCACGCTCCAGAGCCTCGCGGACGGCGGCGACGTCGACGTGCTGCGCACCGAGGAGGGCGAGAACCTCTACCGCCGGTGCGAGCGCCGCGAGCACCACCACCACCTCGTGTGCCGCACGTGCGGACGCACCGTCGAGATCGACGGCCCGACCGTCGAGGCGTGGGCCAACCAGGTCGGCACGTCGCACGGGTTCGTCGACATCCAGCACACCATCGAGCTGTTCGGCACGTGCGCGGGGTGCTCACGGACCACCACCGCGCAGGACTGA